In Parasteatoda tepidariorum isolate YZ-2023 chromosome 2, CAS_Ptep_4.0, whole genome shotgun sequence, one DNA window encodes the following:
- the LOC107442498 gene encoding C-signal, with the protein MMQLKSVFVTGANRGIGLEFVKQLVKLPEPPSVIFASCRDPTKAEELKKISESNSSVKIIQMDIKDHDKFPQIRQQLEQEISKDGLNLLINNAGLLVQQNLSSVTKEAMMESFEVNAVSPLLLAKELLPLLKTAVSKSSIPSMSAIRSGIVNITSKMGSIDDNTSGSHYPYRTSKTALNMITKSLAVDLKTHGIVAFVLHPGWVATDMGGKNAPINTRTSVEGMLNVILTATEESCGGFFNYDGANILW; encoded by the exons atGATGCAACTGAAATCTGTTTTCGTTACTGGAGCGAACCGAGGTATTGGATTAGAATTCGTTAAACAACTTGTTAAACTTCCTGAACCACCAAGTGTTATATTTGCCAGTTGCCGAGATCCAACTAAAgctgaa gaattgaaaaaaatttcagaatcaaACTCGAGTGTCAAGATCATTCAGATGg aTATAAAAGATCATGATAAATTCCCTCAAATAAGACAGCAATTGGAACAAGAAATTAGTAAAGATGGATTGAATTTACTCATCAATAATGCTGGTCTCTTGgttcaacaaaatttaagttCTGTTACAAAAGAAGCAATGATGGAATCTTTTGAAGTAAATGCTGTGAGCCCTCTCCTTTTAGCAAAG gAGCTCTTGCCTTTACTAAAAACAGCTGTTTCAAAATCTTCTATTCCAAGTATGTCAGCTATACGTTCTGGTATCGTGAACATAACTTCTAAAATGGGTTCTATTGATGATAATACAAGTGGTAGTCACTATCCTTACAGAACTAGCAAG acagCTCTAAACATGATTACCAAATCTTTGGCAGTTGATCTTAAAACTCATGGAATTGTAGCATTTGTTTTGCATCCTGGCTGGGTGGCGACAGACATGGGAGGAAAGAATGCTCCAATCAATACACGCACTAGTGTTGAAGGCATGTTGAATGTCATTTTGACAGCAACAGAAGAAAGCTGTGGtggcttttttaattatgatggcgctaatattttatggtaa